In one Halosimplex halophilum genomic region, the following are encoded:
- a CDS encoding DUF7490 domain-containing protein, protein MNREAWLAALTLALVVGAAGLALAAPNALADRTDETVRPSALSLQEPRVAAGEIGGERAELSLDVRMEHRGGPADNVTVELQAVDTDTGLVAATVRKELGRIEGNREVRSRVNVTVDRQGGYRLYVRVYEDGRRVETGSTTVSGVDSLTPDYARSSVGFHRFGDGPASIPVISYEVAETANNRTTLRTGTYLTNRGDEPAGGLRLVVAARQVESNVIADRATVEIDEIGPGQTVTEAAELTVPSNYNYYLDGILFRDGVVVESATAPAKLDPTRPVPENTTREEVDFRAGDFERDAGDDAGDAGATPRATQSGSGPGFGVAGALAALFALAAIAARRNQ, encoded by the coding sequence GTGAACCGAGAAGCGTGGCTGGCCGCGCTGACGCTCGCGCTCGTGGTCGGCGCGGCGGGGCTGGCCCTCGCCGCCCCGAACGCCCTCGCCGACCGGACCGACGAGACCGTCCGGCCGAGCGCCCTCTCCCTCCAGGAGCCCCGCGTCGCCGCCGGCGAGATCGGCGGCGAGCGCGCGGAGCTCTCGCTGGACGTGCGCATGGAACACCGCGGCGGCCCCGCCGACAACGTCACCGTCGAACTCCAGGCCGTCGACACCGACACCGGGCTCGTGGCAGCCACGGTCCGGAAAGAGCTCGGGCGGATCGAGGGGAACCGCGAGGTCCGCTCGCGCGTCAACGTCACGGTCGACCGCCAGGGCGGCTACCGCCTGTACGTCCGCGTCTACGAGGACGGCCGCCGCGTCGAGACCGGGTCCACGACGGTCAGCGGCGTCGACTCGCTGACGCCCGACTACGCGAGGTCGTCCGTCGGCTTCCACCGCTTCGGCGACGGCCCGGCCTCGATCCCGGTGATCTCCTACGAGGTCGCCGAGACGGCGAACAACCGGACCACGCTTCGGACCGGTACCTACCTCACGAACCGCGGCGACGAGCCCGCGGGCGGCCTGCGGCTGGTCGTCGCGGCGCGACAGGTCGAGTCGAACGTGATCGCCGACCGGGCGACCGTCGAGATCGACGAGATCGGTCCCGGGCAGACGGTGACGGAGGCGGCCGAGCTGACCGTCCCGTCGAACTACAACTACTACCTCGACGGGATCCTGTTCAGGGACGGGGTCGTCGTCGAGTCGGCGACCGCACCGGCGAAGCTCGACCCCACCCGCCCCGTCCCGGAGAACACGACCCGCGAGGAGGTCGACTTCCGGGCGGGCGACTTCGAGCGGGACGCCGGCGACGACGCCGGCGACGCGGGCGCGACGCCGAGAGCGACACAGAGCGGGTCAGGTCCTGGCTTCGGCGTCGCCGGCGCGCTCGCGGCCCTGTTCGCACTCGCAGCGATCGCGGCACGGAGGAACCAATGA
- a CDS encoding DUF2797 domain-containing protein: MQIVGYETGTDGPPALLVADDGTVSTAALDPGTELSYALGERHCAGVLDDGSHTPCPRESAPYCDDHTYRWPCARCTGECSLPLESCREEHAIYLAAFAPDTFKVGVTRSWRLDTRLREQGADRAAHLRTVADGRVARQIEAEIATEVGDRVRVPTKVRGIHESVDDAAWRDLLAGFDPVETYEFDYGVDLADRPVAETLASGTVRAVQGRVLLLDNGGSTYAVDMRDLVGYDVSDGETDRDLQSSLGAFG, translated from the coding sequence GTGCAGATAGTGGGGTACGAGACGGGGACAGACGGCCCGCCAGCACTGCTGGTCGCCGACGACGGGACCGTCTCGACGGCCGCGCTCGACCCCGGCACCGAGCTGTCCTACGCGCTCGGCGAGCGCCATTGCGCCGGCGTCCTCGACGACGGCTCGCACACGCCCTGCCCCAGGGAGAGCGCGCCCTACTGCGACGACCACACCTATCGGTGGCCCTGCGCGCGCTGTACCGGCGAGTGCTCGCTCCCCCTCGAATCGTGCCGCGAGGAACACGCTATCTACCTCGCCGCGTTCGCCCCCGACACGTTCAAGGTCGGCGTCACGCGTTCGTGGCGGCTCGACACTCGCCTCCGCGAACAGGGCGCCGACCGCGCCGCCCACCTCCGGACGGTCGCCGACGGCCGCGTCGCCCGGCAGATCGAGGCCGAGATCGCGACCGAGGTCGGCGACCGCGTGCGCGTCCCGACGAAGGTCCGCGGGATCCACGAGTCCGTCGACGACGCCGCCTGGCGGGACCTGCTGGCCGGGTTCGACCCGGTCGAGACCTACGAGTTCGACTACGGGGTCGACCTGGCCGACCGACCGGTCGCGGAGACGCTCGCCTCGGGGACGGTCAGGGCCGTCCAGGGTAGGGTCCTGCTACTCGACAACGGCGGGAGCACCTACGCCGTCGACATGCGCGACCTCGTGGGCTACGACGTGAGCGACGGCGAGACCGACAGAGACCTCCAGTCCAGCCTCGGCGCGTTCGGGTAA
- a CDS encoding DUF2110 family protein yields MVVLASKLYVEGDARSRATDSLRSQVDNVVGDLDVSVDVEIRDDEFPEVTVEGADATAARNALAEEWGEVTPEFEAGGEYVGTLESWDDEGFVLDAGFGRDVRIPSEEIGLGQGTPEQIRTRFGLVQHLPMRFVAGGDGEPARLSDAERDRLYDWTRGAGRVNVNSATRAETRATVNRAGHAHDIVTVERLGLLEQSIVCQEDTDPPGLLASIGQYMPAELLCVVP; encoded by the coding sequence ATGGTCGTACTCGCATCCAAGCTCTACGTCGAGGGCGACGCGCGCTCGCGGGCGACGGACTCGCTGCGCTCGCAGGTCGACAACGTCGTCGGCGACCTCGACGTGTCCGTCGACGTCGAGATCCGCGACGACGAGTTCCCCGAGGTGACCGTCGAGGGCGCGGACGCGACGGCCGCGCGCAACGCGCTCGCCGAGGAGTGGGGTGAGGTCACACCCGAGTTCGAGGCCGGCGGGGAGTACGTCGGCACGCTGGAGTCGTGGGACGACGAGGGGTTCGTCCTCGACGCCGGGTTCGGGCGGGACGTGCGGATCCCCTCGGAGGAGATCGGGCTCGGCCAGGGGACGCCCGAGCAGATCCGGACGCGGTTCGGCCTCGTCCAGCACCTGCCGATGCGGTTCGTGGCGGGCGGGGACGGCGAGCCCGCGCGGCTGTCCGACGCCGAGCGCGACCGGCTGTACGACTGGACGCGCGGCGCGGGCCGGGTCAACGTCAACTCGGCGACGCGGGCGGAGACGCGGGCGACGGTCAACCGCGCGGGCCACGCCCACGACATCGTGACCGTCGAGCGGCTGGGCCTGCTCGAACAGAGCATCGTCTGCCAGGAGGACACCGACCCGCCGGGACTGCTGGCGAGCATCGGCCAGTACATGCCGGCGGAGCTGCTCTGCGTCGTGCCATGA
- a CDS encoding NAD-dependent epimerase/dehydratase family protein — translation MELSGKRLVVTGGAGFVGSHLCERLVADNEVVAVDDFSNGERDWLPDGVEVVEGDLTDPDVAAEAITGDADGVFHFAANKNAAADDIAQYRFNNRLTETVLDRMDEVGVDNIAFTSSSTVYGEAPRPTPEDYAPLEPISIYGASKLGEESLLSVYANSHDFTAWVYRFANIVGPRLQLGAVIPDFIDKLEDDPDSLTILGDGRQEKSYMHVDECVDAMCHVVEHADDDFNVYNLGTRTTTSVTTIADIVADEMGLEPDYEYTGGDRGWVGDVPRMRLSIEKLSALGWEPDDSSDDAVRRATRELLAD, via the coding sequence ATGGAACTCTCCGGGAAGCGGCTGGTCGTGACGGGCGGCGCGGGCTTCGTGGGGTCGCACCTCTGCGAGCGACTCGTCGCGGACAACGAGGTCGTCGCCGTCGACGACTTCTCGAACGGCGAGCGCGATTGGCTCCCCGACGGCGTCGAAGTGGTCGAGGGCGACCTCACCGACCCCGACGTGGCCGCCGAGGCCATCACCGGGGACGCCGACGGCGTCTTCCACTTCGCCGCGAACAAGAACGCCGCCGCCGACGACATCGCGCAGTACCGCTTCAACAACCGGCTCACCGAGACGGTCCTCGACCGGATGGACGAGGTCGGCGTCGACAACATCGCCTTCACCTCCTCGTCGACCGTCTACGGCGAGGCGCCCCGGCCCACCCCCGAGGACTACGCGCCGCTGGAACCCATCAGCATCTACGGCGCGAGCAAGCTCGGCGAGGAGAGCCTCCTCTCCGTCTACGCCAACAGCCACGACTTCACGGCCTGGGTCTACCGCTTCGCCAACATCGTCGGCCCGCGCCTCCAGCTCGGCGCCGTGATCCCGGACTTCATCGACAAGCTCGAAGACGACCCCGACTCGCTCACCATCCTCGGCGACGGCCGCCAGGAGAAGTCCTACATGCACGTCGACGAGTGCGTCGACGCGATGTGCCACGTCGTCGAACACGCCGACGACGACTTCAACGTCTACAACCTCGGGACCCGGACGACCACGTCCGTCACGACCATCGCCGACATCGTCGCCGACGAGATGGGCCTCGAGCCCGACTACGAGTACACCGGCGGCGACCGCGGCTGGGTCGGCGACGTGCCGCGGATGCGCCTCTCCATCGAGAAGCTCTCGGCGCTGGGTTGGGAACCGGACGACTCCAGCGACGACGCCGTCCGCCGCGCCACGCGGGAACTGCTCGCGGACTGA
- a CDS encoding dual specificity protein phosphatase family protein, which produces MPGTNSRSDGPDWWRHGDAVVRPFGHRHDAPIARRIDGTDLFVGNVHAADPERCDRSFDRVLSLTAGGRPATTHHRPLVDGPDNDWAAFEAAADTACRLVGERSLLVHCSHGISRSAAVAAVALAVTEGRSLRDALALVRSARPPATVHPALREQAVRYLAEK; this is translated from the coding sequence ATGCCTGGCACGAACTCGCGGTCCGATGGTCCCGACTGGTGGCGACACGGGGACGCCGTCGTCCGCCCGTTCGGCCACCGCCACGACGCGCCGATTGCTCGTCGGATCGACGGGACCGACCTGTTCGTCGGCAACGTCCACGCGGCCGATCCCGAGCGGTGCGACCGCTCGTTCGACCGCGTCCTCTCGCTGACCGCCGGGGGCCGGCCGGCGACGACCCACCACCGGCCGCTGGTCGACGGTCCCGACAACGACTGGGCCGCCTTCGAAGCGGCCGCGGACACGGCGTGTCGACTCGTCGGGGAGCGGTCGCTGCTGGTCCACTGCTCGCACGGCATCTCCCGGAGCGCCGCCGTCGCCGCGGTCGCGCTGGCCGTCACGGAGGGGCGGTCGCTGCGGGACGCGCTCGCGCTCGTGCGGTCGGCGCGACCGCCCGCGACGGTTCACCCGGCGCTACGCGAGCAGGCCGTCCGGTACCTGGCCGAAAAGTGA
- a CDS encoding ATP-NAD kinase family protein, with protein MRRIGVVVNPIAGMGGRVGLKGTDGKVEEARERGAEPRAPERARAALDALAGTGASVEIYAYGGPMGEDAARAAGFDPVVVGGPDSETGANGDAETTPADTRAAVRAFVDRGVDLILFVGGDGTAVDVAEALDELDSETPILGVPAGVKIYSSVFAVRPREAGIVAASFDDVETGEVNDVDEDAYRAREVSTELRAIAKTPVAEQRQASKQTGGGSVATLAEGVAEEVEPGVTYVLGPGGTVGAIKAELGFEGTPLGVDVWRASADGEVEGGTDGEREATPTGEVVVRDGGAADIEAALGERNVVVVSPIGGQGFVFGRGNQQISPDVIRRSTVEVVATRAKLDGLDALRVDTGDPDLDESLRGWHRVRVGRYERRLVRIE; from the coding sequence ATGCGACGGATCGGCGTGGTCGTCAACCCGATCGCCGGCATGGGCGGGCGTGTCGGGCTGAAGGGCACCGACGGGAAAGTCGAGGAGGCTCGGGAACGGGGCGCCGAACCGCGGGCGCCAGAGCGGGCGCGTGCGGCGCTGGACGCGCTCGCCGGGACGGGCGCGAGCGTCGAGATCTACGCCTACGGCGGGCCGATGGGCGAGGACGCCGCACGCGCGGCGGGCTTCGACCCCGTGGTCGTCGGCGGGCCCGACTCGGAGACCGGCGCAAACGGGGACGCCGAGACGACGCCGGCGGACACCCGCGCGGCGGTCCGGGCGTTCGTCGACCGCGGCGTCGACCTGATCCTGTTCGTCGGCGGGGACGGCACCGCCGTCGACGTGGCCGAGGCGCTCGACGAACTCGACAGCGAGACGCCGATCCTCGGGGTGCCGGCGGGCGTGAAGATCTACTCGTCGGTGTTCGCGGTGCGACCCCGCGAGGCCGGGATCGTCGCCGCGTCGTTCGACGACGTGGAGACGGGCGAGGTCAACGACGTGGACGAGGACGCCTACCGCGCCCGGGAGGTGTCGACGGAACTGCGAGCGATCGCGAAGACGCCAGTCGCCGAACAGCGCCAGGCGAGCAAACAGACCGGGGGCGGTTCCGTTGCGACGCTGGCCGAGGGGGTCGCCGAGGAGGTCGAGCCCGGCGTGACCTACGTGCTCGGCCCCGGGGGGACCGTCGGCGCGATCAAGGCGGAACTCGGCTTCGAGGGGACGCCGCTCGGCGTCGACGTGTGGCGGGCGAGCGCCGACGGCGAGGTCGAGGGTGGGACAGACGGGGAGCGCGAGGCAACCCCGACGGGCGAGGTGGTCGTCCGCGACGGCGGCGCCGCAGACATCGAGGCGGCGCTGGGCGAGCGCAACGTGGTCGTCGTCTCGCCGATCGGCGGCCAGGGGTTCGTCTTCGGCCGCGGCAACCAGCAGATCTCCCCCGACGTGATCCGCCGGTCGACGGTCGAGGTCGTGGCGACCCGCGCCAAGCTCGACGGGCTGGACGCGCTCCGCGTGGACACGGGCGACCCCGACCTCGACGAGTCGCTGCGCGGCTGGCACCGCGTCAGGGTCGGCCGCTACGAACGGCGCCTCGTCAGGATCGAGTGA
- a CDS encoding tRNA (cytidine(56)-2'-O)-methyltransferase gives MHDEPEVAVLRLGHRPGRDDRMTTHVGLTARALGADRVVFGPAASGSADTVRDITDRFGGPFAVEVTDAPKGVISDWPGPVVHLTMYGLPVQDVQDDLRASLDGGDPVLFVVGAEKVSFDVYERADYNVAVTNQPHSEVASLAVALDRLFDGRELDREWADADREVVPMETGKRVVEPGESGRPDDREPADRAE, from the coding sequence ATGCACGACGAACCCGAGGTCGCCGTCCTCCGGCTGGGCCACCGGCCGGGTCGCGACGACCGGATGACGACCCACGTCGGACTCACGGCGCGGGCGCTGGGCGCCGACCGCGTCGTCTTCGGCCCGGCGGCGTCCGGCTCGGCCGACACCGTCCGCGACATCACCGACCGCTTCGGCGGCCCCTTCGCGGTCGAGGTCACCGACGCGCCCAAGGGCGTGATCTCCGACTGGCCCGGGCCGGTCGTCCACCTCACGATGTACGGCCTGCCGGTCCAGGACGTGCAGGACGACCTGCGCGCGTCGCTCGACGGCGGCGACCCCGTCCTGTTCGTCGTCGGGGCGGAGAAGGTCTCGTTCGACGTGTACGAGCGGGCCGATTACAACGTCGCCGTGACGAACCAGCCCCACTCGGAGGTGGCGTCGCTGGCGGTGGCGCTCGACCGGCTGTTCGACGGGCGGGAACTGGATCGGGAGTGGGCAGACGCCGACCGCGAGGTGGTGCCGATGGAGACCGGCAAGCGCGTCGTCGAGCCCGGCGAGTCCGGTCGGCCGGACGACCGCGAACCGGCCGACCGGGCGGAGTGA
- the tfe gene encoding transcription factor E, which yields MAFDELLEDPVIQKYLHELVGPKGMPVAAAPPDGEVTDEELAEELGLELNDVRRALFILYENDLASYRRLRDEDSGWLTYLWTFEYEKIPEQLESEMYRLLEALEEREEYEQNNEFYLCENCGIRFEFGEAMEFGFECPDCGNHVEAMENTRLVDAMEDRIEALRDELNVEHGEA from the coding sequence ATGGCTTTTGACGAACTTCTGGAGGACCCCGTTATACAGAAGTACTTGCACGAGCTGGTCGGCCCGAAAGGGATGCCGGTGGCGGCGGCGCCGCCGGACGGCGAGGTGACCGACGAGGAACTGGCCGAGGAGCTCGGCCTGGAGCTCAACGACGTGCGCCGGGCGCTGTTCATCCTCTACGAGAACGACCTGGCGAGCTACCGCCGGCTGCGCGACGAGGACTCCGGGTGGCTCACCTACCTCTGGACCTTCGAGTACGAGAAGATCCCCGAGCAGCTGGAGTCGGAGATGTACCGCCTGCTCGAGGCCCTGGAGGAACGCGAGGAGTACGAGCAGAACAACGAGTTCTACCTCTGTGAGAACTGCGGCATCCGCTTCGAGTTCGGCGAGGCGATGGAGTTCGGCTTCGAGTGCCCCGACTGCGGCAACCACGTCGAGGCGATGGAGAACACCCGCCTGGTCGACGCCATGGAGGACCGGATCGAGGCACTGCGCGACGAACTCAACGTCGAGCACGGCGAGGCCTGA
- a CDS encoding YbhB/YbcL family Raf kinase inhibitor-like protein, which produces MADLQLTSPAFEDGATIPERYGYTEDNVNPPLEIAGAPDSTESFLIVVDDPDAREATGQIWDHWVVWNIDGDTESIPEDWDPEGAGAVAGENDYGETGWGGPNPPDREHTYRFLLYALDDRLDLSAAATKDDAYDAAEGCVVGKAQLEGTYAP; this is translated from the coding sequence ATGGCCGACCTGCAACTCACCAGCCCGGCGTTCGAGGACGGCGCGACGATCCCCGAACGATACGGCTACACCGAGGACAACGTGAATCCGCCCCTGGAGATCGCGGGCGCGCCGGACAGCACGGAGTCGTTCCTGATCGTCGTCGACGACCCCGACGCGCGCGAGGCGACGGGGCAGATCTGGGACCACTGGGTCGTCTGGAACATCGACGGGGACACCGAGTCGATCCCCGAGGACTGGGACCCCGAGGGCGCGGGCGCCGTCGCCGGCGAGAACGACTACGGCGAGACCGGCTGGGGCGGCCCGAACCCGCCGGACCGCGAGCACACCTACCGGTTCCTCCTCTACGCGCTCGACGACCGCCTCGACCTGTCGGCCGCCGCCACGAAGGACGACGCCTACGACGCCGCGGAGGGCTGCGTCGTCGGCAAGGCGCAACTCGAAGGCACCTACGCGCCCTGA
- a CDS encoding DUF5803 family protein, with protein MRRRLVLAFGLFAVLVALAGCASPFGGGGPDETQLNQNATYDWDTNATTTYDVARGNFTGILGVENRSYVQLYQRSELGTDEPLDVASLRFRYPDNGTVVAPADRSNFYVNATNSRLNVTLPQAGGQVAFTADRPNAKRFAVPTFIDSAHSVEVVLPPQARVGVPLLSKVSPGGATTTVPEGSDRMIVRWDSVERGPILTRYYLARDLLLFGGIGGVLALVGVGGALYYLRQIRVLERRREEIGLDVETGTDEFDDDDPPPGMK; from the coding sequence ATGAGGCGGCGACTGGTCCTCGCCTTCGGGCTGTTCGCGGTGCTGGTCGCGCTGGCCGGCTGCGCGTCGCCGTTCGGCGGCGGCGGGCCCGACGAGACACAGCTCAACCAGAACGCCACCTACGACTGGGACACCAACGCGACGACGACCTACGACGTGGCCCGCGGGAACTTCACGGGGATCCTCGGCGTCGAGAACCGGTCGTACGTCCAGCTCTACCAGCGGAGCGAGCTTGGGACCGACGAGCCGCTGGACGTGGCCTCGCTGCGGTTCCGCTACCCCGACAACGGGACGGTCGTCGCCCCGGCCGACCGGTCGAACTTCTACGTCAACGCGACGAACTCCCGGCTGAACGTGACGCTCCCGCAGGCGGGCGGCCAGGTGGCGTTCACGGCGGACCGCCCGAACGCCAAGCGGTTCGCGGTCCCGACGTTCATCGACTCGGCGCACTCGGTGGAGGTCGTCCTCCCGCCGCAGGCCCGCGTCGGCGTGCCGCTGCTCTCGAAGGTCTCGCCCGGCGGGGCGACGACGACGGTCCCCGAGGGCTCCGACCGGATGATCGTCCGCTGGGACTCCGTCGAGCGGGGCCCGATCCTGACCCGGTACTACCTCGCGCGGGACCTGCTTTTGTTCGGCGGCATCGGCGGGGTCCTGGCGCTGGTCGGCGTCGGCGGCGCGCTGTACTACCTGCGGCAGATCCGCGTGCTCGAACGCCGGCGCGAGGAGATCGGTCTCGACGTGGAGACGGGGACCGACGAGTTCGACGACGACGACCCGCCGCCGGGGATGAAGTAG
- a CDS encoding DsbA family protein, with product MDDRTQGASRRAFLAGAGAVAATALAGCGGLVSRPGGGGTPTARDVSLPAPFKGPEDAPVTVGIYKDFACPACRRFNEQVTPQIEREYVDPGAVRLEHYDFPLDMHAPDAYTAANAARAVQHAADDAAFFSFADALFADQADLGPGTYATLASELDAGVDGDRVRDDAEGRTYSSVVQADKQRGIDAGVRATPTVVVDGSMVERLDWESIRSAIEAARSESA from the coding sequence ATGGACGACAGGACACAGGGGGCGAGCAGGCGCGCGTTTCTCGCGGGGGCGGGCGCGGTCGCCGCGACCGCGCTCGCGGGCTGTGGCGGACTCGTATCCAGACCGGGCGGCGGGGGCACGCCGACGGCCCGGGACGTGTCGCTCCCGGCCCCGTTCAAGGGGCCGGAGGACGCGCCGGTGACCGTCGGTATCTACAAGGACTTCGCCTGTCCGGCCTGCCGGCGCTTCAACGAGCAGGTCACGCCGCAGATCGAGCGCGAGTACGTCGACCCGGGCGCCGTCCGGCTCGAACACTACGACTTCCCGCTGGACATGCACGCGCCCGACGCGTACACGGCCGCGAACGCGGCGCGGGCCGTCCAGCACGCGGCCGACGACGCGGCCTTCTTCTCGTTCGCCGACGCCCTGTTCGCCGACCAGGCGGACCTCGGTCCCGGGACCTACGCGACGCTCGCGAGCGAACTGGACGCGGGGGTCGACGGCGATCGCGTCCGGGACGACGCCGAGGGTCGGACCTACAGCTCGGTCGTCCAGGCCGACAAACAGCGGGGCATCGACGCCGGCGTCCGCGCCACGCCGACCGTCGTCGTCGACGGCTCGATGGTCGAGCGGCTCGACTGGGAGAGTATCCGGTCGGCGATCGAGGCGGCCCGCTCCGAGAGCGCCTGA
- a CDS encoding competence/damage-inducible protein A, with amino-acid sequence MRVAIVTVGDELLAGDTVNTNAAWLGERLTERGVDVERVVTLPDRVADIARVVNEYRAEYDAVLVTGGLGPTHDDLTMDGVAAAFGREVVESEEALEWLAEEGGYTADDLAEGTADIPRGARLLKNPEGVAPGCVIGSVYVLPGVPAEMKAMFETVADEFSGEVEHVASVVADEPESALIDRIDELRDRFDVTVGSYPGDSVRVKIQGGEEETEAAAAWLRERVELKESGQ; translated from the coding sequence ATGCGCGTGGCTATCGTCACGGTGGGCGACGAGTTGCTCGCCGGCGACACCGTGAACACCAACGCCGCCTGGCTGGGGGAGCGACTGACGGAGCGCGGCGTCGACGTGGAGCGGGTCGTCACGCTCCCGGACCGGGTGGCCGACATCGCCCGGGTCGTCAACGAGTACCGCGCCGAGTACGACGCCGTGCTCGTCACCGGCGGGCTCGGTCCCACGCACGACGACCTGACGATGGACGGCGTCGCCGCCGCGTTCGGCCGCGAGGTCGTCGAGAGCGAGGAGGCGCTGGAGTGGCTCGCCGAGGAGGGCGGCTACACCGCGGACGACCTCGCCGAGGGCACCGCGGACATTCCGCGGGGCGCCCGGCTGCTGAAAAATCCCGAGGGCGTCGCCCCGGGCTGTGTGATCGGGAGCGTCTACGTCCTGCCGGGCGTCCCGGCGGAGATGAAGGCGATGTTCGAGACGGTCGCCGACGAGTTCTCGGGCGAGGTCGAACACGTCGCGTCGGTGGTCGCGGACGAACCGGAGAGCGCGCTGATAGACCGGATCGACGAACTGCGCGACCGCTTCGACGTGACGGTCGGGAGCTACCCGGGCGACTCCGTGCGGGTGAAGATCCAGGGGGGCGAGGAAGAGACCGAGGCGGCGGCCGCGTGGCTCCGCGAGCGGGTCGAACTGAAAGAGAGCGGCCAGTGA